One window of the Arthrobacter sp. D5-1 genome contains the following:
- a CDS encoding malate:quinone oxidoreductase: MTFISKTQHADVVLIGGGIMSATLGAFIKQLEPTWTISLFERLDEAGLESSGPWNNAGTGHAALCELNYSPAAKDGSVDPSKALHINEQFQLSRQFWSHLVDTKVIGSPKGFINTVPHMSFVIGDDHANFLKTRYEALKPNTLFRSMEYTEDQDQIAQWAPLIVKGRDRKQRVAATRAAEGTDVDFGALTRELTTYLQDSGAEVNYGHDVTNISRASGGGWDLSIKHPKSGEHGRIHAKFVFVGAGGGALHLLQASGIPESKGYGGFPVSGQFFRCTDDAITSQHSAKVYGQASVGAPPMSVPHLDTRYVDGKRSLLFGPYAGFSTNFLKTSSYLDLPLSIRPGNIIPMLAVAKDNMDLTAYLIKEVAKRHEAKVEALREYYPEASGGNWELITAGQRVQIIKKHPQKGGVLQFGTEVIASRDGSIGALLGASPGASTAVPIMIELLQKSFPKNFKGWQSRLKDMMPGYGVKLNENPELAAELEASTARSLQLDVANAVQS, from the coding sequence GTGACCTTCATTTCCAAGACTCAACATGCCGACGTCGTCCTTATTGGCGGCGGAATCATGAGTGCCACCCTTGGTGCGTTCATCAAGCAACTCGAACCCACCTGGACCATCTCCCTGTTCGAACGACTCGACGAAGCGGGGCTTGAGAGCTCCGGACCGTGGAACAACGCCGGCACCGGGCATGCCGCGCTGTGTGAGCTTAACTACTCCCCCGCAGCCAAAGACGGCTCCGTGGACCCTTCCAAGGCCCTCCACATCAACGAGCAGTTCCAACTGTCACGTCAGTTCTGGTCCCACCTGGTGGACACCAAAGTCATTGGATCCCCCAAGGGCTTCATCAACACCGTCCCGCACATGAGCTTCGTCATTGGCGACGACCACGCGAACTTCCTCAAGACCCGGTACGAGGCACTCAAGCCCAATACGCTGTTCCGCAGCATGGAATACACCGAGGACCAGGACCAGATCGCACAATGGGCTCCCCTGATCGTCAAGGGACGGGACCGCAAGCAGCGCGTGGCCGCTACCCGCGCAGCTGAAGGCACCGACGTCGACTTCGGCGCCCTGACGCGTGAGCTCACAACCTACCTGCAGGACAGTGGTGCCGAGGTCAACTACGGGCACGACGTCACCAACATCAGCCGCGCATCCGGTGGTGGATGGGACCTGTCCATCAAGCACCCCAAGTCCGGCGAGCACGGCCGCATCCACGCGAAGTTTGTCTTCGTGGGAGCAGGCGGCGGTGCCCTCCACCTGCTTCAGGCCTCCGGTATTCCTGAGAGCAAGGGCTACGGCGGTTTCCCCGTTTCCGGCCAGTTTTTCCGCTGCACCGACGACGCCATCACGTCACAGCACAGCGCCAAGGTTTACGGCCAGGCATCCGTGGGCGCGCCGCCCATGTCCGTCCCGCACTTGGATACCCGCTACGTGGACGGCAAGCGCTCCCTCCTGTTCGGCCCGTACGCCGGTTTCTCCACCAACTTCCTGAAGACCTCCAGCTACCTGGATCTTCCGCTGTCCATCCGACCCGGAAACATCATTCCCATGTTGGCTGTGGCCAAGGACAACATGGACCTCACCGCGTACCTCATCAAAGAGGTTGCCAAGCGGCACGAGGCCAAGGTTGAGGCTCTGCGTGAGTACTACCCCGAGGCATCCGGTGGCAACTGGGAACTGATTACCGCTGGCCAGCGTGTACAAATCATCAAGAAGCACCCTCAGAAGGGTGGCGTCCTGCAGTTCGGCACCGAGGTCATTGCCTCCCGCGATGGTTCCATTGGCGCGCTGCTGGGTGCCTCGCCGGGCGCTTCCACGGCGGTACCGATCATGATCGAGCTGCTGCAGAAGTCCTTCCCCAAGAACTTCAAGGGCTGGCAGTCCAGGCTCAAGGACATGATGCCTGGCTATGGCGTCAAGCTCAACGAGAACCCTGAGCTCGCTGCCGAACTGGAAGCAAGCACCGCGCGGTCGCTGCAGCTTGACGTGGCCAACGCCGTCCAAAGCTAG
- a CDS encoding efflux RND transporter permease subunit, producing MFRLAKLSLGNRALIALITVFAAVFGVITMGSLKQELIPSIEFPQITVVTSMPGASPEVVDKQLSQPLETALNSVEGLESTTSTSRNGVSQITMVFTYGSNLDRARNQIDRAISNAKRVLPADVEPQSIAGNISDFPIVYLAVSSDKPLSELNADLLRLSVPRLQKIDGVRGADVTGGASQHILIQPRPADLASSGASIQAISNALKNNGTLVPVGTIEDQGKTLSLQLGSPVDSLDIIKGLPLTGAKNAATIGAVADVSIEDDAATSITRTNGKPTLALSVTKKPEGDTVAISHAVRDAIGPMQDELGNNATFTPVFDQAPFIEKSIKDLTTEGLLGLGFAVAVILVFLMSVRSTLVTAVSIPLSLLITFIGIYATGYSLNILTLGALTIAIGRVVDDSIVVIENIKRHLSYGEHKLTAILTSIREVAGAITASTLTTVAVFLPIAFVGDLAGELFRPFALTVTIALLSSLLVSLTIVPVLAYWFLASPAKGADAAASTQEAAKKARDAEQKSRLQRGYLPILAKTQKHPVITLSAAALVLVATVAVSPLLATDLLGRSGENSMTVRQVLPAGTSLQATSDEAAKIEDALKGINGIKDVQVTSGNAQTGFAALTSTGSSNSTFTIVTDEKVNQAKLQDEVRSQLEGAAGKVTVGSQQGGFGTSSTVDITIRAANSADLQTASDAMVKAMDGVPGSSEVATNLASKQSVVQVRVDRAKAVAAGLTEEQVGAFLATTVSPIPAGTVRIDTNDYPVQIGEGTRFTSIASVRALQLPTARGGVALESIAAVEQVDTPVSITSSNGQRTARVTVTPSGSNLGSVSTAVQERLASVDLPAGVTATIGGATTQQAESFRQLGLALLAAIAIVYVIMVAAFKSLIQPLILLVSVPFAATGAVGLLLVTGVPLGLPSLIGMLMLVGIVVTNAIVLIDLINQYRKPHDGSPGMNVADAITHGARQRLRPILMTALATVFALTPMALGLTGGGGFISQPLAIVVIGGLVSSTALTLVLVPVLYKLVEGRREKKDLLNALQDKPTPTGSGSSDEFQDWTTGMIPRVKGRRAAHHPGE from the coding sequence ATGTTCCGCCTGGCCAAGCTTTCTCTGGGAAACCGGGCCCTGATCGCGCTGATCACCGTCTTTGCGGCGGTGTTCGGCGTGATCACCATGGGATCCCTGAAGCAGGAACTCATTCCGTCCATCGAGTTCCCGCAGATCACTGTGGTGACCTCCATGCCCGGAGCTTCCCCGGAGGTCGTGGACAAGCAATTGAGCCAGCCCCTGGAAACAGCACTGAACAGTGTTGAGGGACTGGAGTCCACCACGTCGACCTCCCGCAATGGTGTATCGCAGATCACCATGGTATTCACCTACGGGTCCAACCTTGACCGGGCACGGAACCAGATCGACCGGGCCATCTCCAACGCCAAGCGGGTGCTGCCCGCCGACGTCGAGCCCCAGTCCATTGCCGGGAACATCAGCGATTTCCCCATCGTCTACTTGGCCGTATCCTCGGACAAGCCCCTCAGTGAACTCAATGCCGACCTCTTGCGGCTAAGCGTTCCCCGGCTCCAGAAAATCGACGGCGTCCGCGGCGCCGATGTGACGGGCGGGGCCAGCCAGCACATCCTGATCCAGCCCCGTCCGGCAGACCTGGCCAGCAGCGGTGCATCCATCCAGGCCATCAGTAATGCCCTGAAGAACAACGGAACCTTGGTCCCCGTAGGCACCATCGAGGACCAAGGCAAGACGTTGTCCCTCCAGCTGGGCAGTCCCGTGGATTCCCTGGACATCATTAAGGGACTTCCCCTGACAGGGGCAAAGAATGCTGCCACCATCGGGGCAGTGGCCGACGTCAGCATCGAGGACGACGCCGCTACCTCCATCACGCGCACCAATGGCAAGCCGACGCTGGCACTGTCCGTCACCAAAAAGCCCGAGGGCGATACTGTGGCGATCTCGCATGCCGTGCGCGATGCGATCGGACCCATGCAGGACGAACTGGGCAACAACGCCACCTTCACGCCGGTCTTCGATCAGGCCCCGTTCATCGAGAAGTCCATCAAGGACCTCACCACCGAAGGCCTTCTTGGACTGGGCTTCGCTGTGGCCGTCATCCTGGTATTCCTGATGTCCGTGCGGTCCACCCTGGTGACCGCCGTCTCCATACCGCTGTCCCTTTTGATCACCTTCATAGGCATCTACGCCACCGGCTACTCACTGAACATCCTCACTTTGGGCGCACTGACCATTGCGATCGGACGTGTGGTGGATGACTCCATCGTGGTGATCGAGAACATCAAGCGACACCTCAGCTACGGCGAACACAAGCTCACCGCCATCCTGACTTCCATCCGTGAAGTCGCCGGAGCCATCACGGCCTCCACACTGACCACCGTGGCCGTCTTCCTGCCCATCGCCTTTGTGGGTGACCTCGCTGGAGAGCTGTTCCGGCCGTTCGCCCTCACAGTGACCATCGCGCTGTTGTCGTCATTGTTGGTTTCGCTCACGATCGTTCCGGTGCTGGCCTACTGGTTCCTCGCGTCCCCGGCAAAGGGCGCTGATGCGGCGGCCTCCACCCAGGAGGCGGCAAAGAAGGCCCGGGACGCCGAGCAAAAGAGCAGGCTCCAGCGCGGTTACCTTCCGATCCTCGCGAAAACACAAAAGCACCCGGTCATCACGCTGTCGGCCGCGGCTTTGGTGCTCGTGGCGACCGTTGCCGTTTCACCGCTTCTGGCCACCGACCTGCTGGGCCGCTCCGGCGAGAACAGCATGACCGTACGTCAGGTCCTGCCCGCCGGGACAAGCCTGCAGGCCACCAGCGATGAAGCCGCCAAAATCGAAGACGCCCTGAAGGGCATCAACGGCATCAAGGACGTGCAGGTCACGTCCGGAAATGCGCAGACAGGCTTCGCTGCCCTGACATCAACCGGTTCGTCCAACTCGACGTTCACCATTGTCACCGACGAGAAAGTGAACCAGGCCAAGCTCCAGGATGAGGTTAGATCACAACTTGAAGGTGCCGCGGGGAAGGTTACCGTCGGGTCCCAGCAAGGCGGCTTCGGTACATCCTCCACAGTGGACATCACCATCCGGGCGGCTAACTCCGCCGACCTCCAGACTGCCAGCGACGCCATGGTAAAGGCCATGGACGGGGTGCCGGGCAGTTCCGAGGTAGCTACCAACCTCGCGTCCAAGCAATCGGTGGTCCAAGTCCGCGTTGACCGCGCCAAAGCTGTTGCAGCCGGCTTGACGGAGGAACAGGTAGGGGCCTTCCTGGCCACCACCGTCAGCCCCATCCCTGCCGGTACCGTCCGGATCGATACCAACGACTACCCGGTACAGATCGGTGAGGGCACACGCTTCACCAGCATCGCTTCAGTCCGGGCACTCCAGCTACCCACAGCACGCGGCGGGGTGGCTTTGGAGTCCATTGCCGCGGTCGAGCAGGTTGATACTCCTGTCTCCATCACCAGCAGCAACGGGCAACGCACCGCGCGGGTGACCGTGACGCCGTCAGGTTCCAACCTGGGCAGCGTGAGCACCGCCGTTCAGGAGCGCCTGGCATCAGTGGATCTTCCGGCCGGGGTCACCGCCACCATCGGCGGTGCCACAACCCAGCAGGCCGAGTCTTTCCGGCAGTTGGGCCTGGCACTACTGGCGGCCATCGCGATCGTTTACGTCATCATGGTGGCCGCATTCAAGTCACTCATCCAACCGCTGATCCTGCTGGTGTCGGTTCCTTTCGCCGCCACGGGCGCCGTCGGCTTGCTGTTGGTGACCGGTGTTCCGCTGGGCTTGCCTTCGCTGATCGGCATGCTGATGCTGGTGGGCATCGTGGTGACCAACGCAATCGTCCTGATCGACCTCATCAACCAGTACCGCAAGCCCCACGATGGCAGCCCGGGCATGAACGTGGCAGACGCCATCACGCACGGTGCCCGCCAGCGCCTCCGCCCCATCCTGATGACGGCATTGGCCACGGTGTTCGCACTGACGCCCATGGCCTTGGGACTCACGGGCGGCGGCGGGTTCATTTCACAGCCCCTGGCCATTGTGGTGATCGGCGGGCTGGTCTCCTCCACGGCCTTGACGCTGGTGCTGGTCCCGGTACTTTACAAGCTGGTGGAGGGACGCCGGGAGAAGAAGGACCTGCTGAACGCCCTGCAGGACAAGCCGACGCCGACCGGAAGCGGCTCGTCGGACGAGTTCCAGGATTGGACCACGGGCATGATTCCCAGGGTCAAGGGCCGCCGCGCAGCCCACCATCCCGGCGAATAG